TGGAAGTTTTTTTTGCTGGAGGCTCGGAATTTCGCGGGTTGCAGGGGTTTAGTGCACCGGGGGTTTTTGAAGTTGCGGATAAATTCGTGAGTGATGTCATCGTACGACTTGTTGCCAGCCGAGGGGTTGGCATTCAGAATTCCGGGTGGCACAGCCATCACCATAACAACAATGCGGAGACACCCCCGATGCCCCCCAAGCGCGAGGTCCCGACCTACGTCATGCAGCAGCGCAGCGAGCTGATGGATTTTCACATCCGCGACCAGCGTGGCCGCCCCGCCGAGACCGCGCCCCACCGCCACGAATATTTTCAGATCCAAGTCAACTTTGGCGGCGATACGGTGCAGCACATCGGCAGCGTGCAACGCCCGTTCAAGCGCAACACCCTGGCCTTCATCCTGCCGCACCGGGTGCATGTGATTCCGCATCCGGCCGACAGCGACTTCATGGTGATCAACTTCTCCCAGACCTTCTTGCTGCCGCACCTGGCCTGCGACCCGATGGACCTTGAAGAAGTGTCAATCCTGCAGGCACCGGAACTGTCCCCATTCCGCTTTCAGGAACACATGGATTTTTGCCTGGATGACAGCGACTTCGGCGAGATTCGCCGCATCCTGACGCAAATGCGTGAGCTGGATGCCAACCGCCGTTTCGGCACCCGCGAAGTGCTCAAAGGCCTGCTGCTGCAGCTGATAGGCCAGGTGTGCGGCCTGTACGCCGAACCGCTTCGCGAGCTGGCCGAAAGCAACGCCGCCCAGCTCAGCCGCCGCGCAGCGCTGGGCCGCATGAGCGAGTACCTGCGCCGCCACATCGACGACCCCGACCTGAACCTGCAAAAAGTGGCCGCGGCCACCTACCTGTCGCCCACCTACCTGACCCACTGGCTGCGCAAGGAAATCGGCAAAACCTTCAGCGAGCTGGTGCTGGAGCGGCGCATGCATGCCGCCCGCAATTACCTGCTCAACGGCAGCCGCCCGGTGGGTGAAGTGGCGCGGTTGTGCGGTTTTGCCGATGAGGCTTATTTCTCCCGGCGCTTTCGGCAGATTCATGGCCTGCCACCGGGCCAGTTCCGCCGCCAGCAACGCGACCCGGATACGCCGCAGGTGGCGATGCGTTAAGCTTGCGGGCATGAACCTCGACACCCGCATCAAGTACCGCCACCTGCTGTGCTTTCTGGAGATTGCCCGGCAGGGCAGCCTGGCCAGGGCTGCCGACATCCTGGCCATCAGCCAGCCGGCGATTTCCAAAACCCTCAAAGAGCTCGAAGACCTGCTTGAGGCGCGCCTGTTCGAGCGCAGCCGCCAGGGCGTGGAGCTGACCCCGGCAGGCACGCGCTTCATGCGTTACGCCGGCCCCAGCGTGCAGGCGCTGCGTGATGGTGTTAACAGCCTGCGGGGCGAGGCTCGGGCGCCGTCGCAAGTGCGCATTGGTGTGTTGTCCACCGTGGAAGGCTTGCTGATGCCCGAGGTACTGT
The genomic region above belongs to Pseudomonas sp. PSKL.D1 and contains:
- a CDS encoding helix-turn-helix transcriptional regulator yields the protein MPPKREVPTYVMQQRSELMDFHIRDQRGRPAETAPHRHEYFQIQVNFGGDTVQHIGSVQRPFKRNTLAFILPHRVHVIPHPADSDFMVINFSQTFLLPHLACDPMDLEEVSILQAPELSPFRFQEHMDFCLDDSDFGEIRRILTQMRELDANRRFGTREVLKGLLLQLIGQVCGLYAEPLRELAESNAAQLSRRAALGRMSEYLRRHIDDPDLNLQKVAAATYLSPTYLTHWLRKEIGKTFSELVLERRMHAARNYLLNGSRPVGEVARLCGFADEAYFSRRFRQIHGLPPGQFRRQQRDPDTPQVAMR